The DNA sequence CATTACAGCAGTTTTTTTCTTCCAAAAGGATACCTTGAGAGCGCTGCCTCGCAAGAAACAGTTCTCTAATAAACTTCCTAATAAAAGCCTACGGAGATCCTGCCATTTCTTTTTTCAATTCCACCCAGAAAACGTCCTGACGAATCTCTGTATGAACAACTGAAAACTCCGCAGCTGCAGCATCCTTTTGAACTTCTTCTGCCTCTAACCGCTCATGCTGCGGCGGGCCAAGCTCTCTTACTTTCTCTCCCCAGTCGGCGATTACCGCCCTTCCTCCGGGACGGAGAATCCTTTTTATCTCCTGAAGCACTTTTACGGGATAGTCAACTTCATGATAAACAAAGGCAAACAACACCGCGTCCTGGGAATTATCATCCAGAGGAATATCTTCTGCTGTTCCTCCTATATAAGTGATATTATTTATATCTGCCTGTTCTGCACGCAGTCTGAGCATTTCGAGCATTCTTGGTTCAATATCCATCGCGTTAACCCGAGCAGCCCGGGAAGCAAGAGGAATGGAAAAATAGCCATTGCCTGCTCCGATATCCGCGATAGTGCCTCCAAACCCAGGAAGAAGCAGATTCACAATCTCCTCTGCTCTTAGTATTTCTCTTCGGGCTGGATCGATCAATTTATCAGCGTGCTTAGCTGCAAAACGTTTTCCTTGCATACAAATTCATCCTTTCTTTCACTTGAATTGCGATTCTTTCCCGTATTTTTACGACGGAGTTTCGGGACCATCGTATTTATTGGAACTTGTGTTATTTTTTCGTAATAAGAACTTCTTCCGGCATGCTCATCATTTTTACTGCAGGGAACTTTTGTTTATAATTCTCTGTCTCTTAAAAGAAGCTTACAGCAATAAAATAGCGCCGCTTAGTAATATGCGCTGTAAAAGGAATCAGACAAACGCCTTAATATACTATTACCCGTATATGTATTTAAAGAAACGCAGTTTTCTATATAAGATGAACAAATGATTTCGAAAAGTTTGTTTCTTCATCTAAATGCAGAAGTGGCTTCGTTTATGGATTAGATATATTCCAACAGTAACAAAACACATTCTGCAGCGTCATTAGTGAATAACGCCTTCTCACGGAATGGGGCAGTTCCGCGGCGATAGAGGACGAAACGAAGATTTGTTCAGCAGGGAGGGTGCAATTAGCTGCAGCCGTCCCTGCTCCCCACATGCAAACGATTGATACAGGTTGAGAAGCGGAAACGTTAAAATTTAAGTTCATCTTATATAACCTTTAATTATCGAATGTACCATTGTGCTTTTTGTAGAAGTATGGAAATGCCGTAACGACTTTACGAAAGCCCACTCAGGACTGCTGCTTTAAAAAATGGCTGCGCATTTCTTCGATCATTTTATGTTTCAGCCTCCACAGGTCTGCGGAAAGATCGACATAATATACCTGGGGATTCTTTTTTCTTTTATGTTCTTCCCAAAAACGGCTTAAGGCTGTTTCTCTATAGCTTCTTATTTCTTCTATTTCGGGTCTTGAAATTATTCTTTTTCCTTTATTTATTACTTTTTCCTGCAGTTCAATTGCTTCGAAATCCTCTACTGTTTTTTGCTTCCACGTATTTACCGGATCAAACAGCAGGAGATTTCGTCCTTTCTCGGGAACCCTTTCATCAGCAAGAGTGATGTAATCCCCTTCGACCCGGCCTGTCCTGCTGTTAATAATTCGATACGGCTTCTTTCTGCCGGGAGTAATTATTTTTTCTATGTTATCCGACAGTTTTATTCTCGGATTTCTTTTCCCCTGCGCTTCCACTTCTACGAGTTTATAGACTCCTCCTAAAGAAGGCTGATCAAATGCTGTAATCAGCTTTGTTCCAACGGCGTACATATCTATAGCCGCTCCTTGATTTTCCAGTTCGGCTATAATGTATTCATCCAAATCTCCAGAGGCCGCTATTTTAATATCCGGAAATCCGCTCCTGTCCAGCATTTTTCGTGCCTCTTTAGACAAGTAGGCCATATCCCCACTGTCCAGCCTGATCCCATCCACGGTCTTCCCCCGTTCTTTCAGCTTTTCAGCTGTTTTCACCGCATTCGGCACCCCGCTTCTTAGGGTATTATACGTGTCGACAAGGAGTACGACGTTCCCTTCATTTTCTTCAGCATACGCCATAAACGCCTGCTCTTCTTTCTCAAAACTTTGAACAAATGCATGAGACATCGTGCCGAAAACCGGTAGCTTGAATTTATTTCCTGCCTTTACCAGCGACGTCCCGTCCATTCCTCCTATGCAGGCAGCTCTCGCTCCGTATAAGGACGCCTGAGGGCCGTGACCTCTTCTCGCTCCAAAATCAACCGTTGTCTTTTTACCGGTTATCTGTTTAATTCTGGACGCTTTCGTAGCAATCAGCGTCTGGTGATTGAAAATATTTAAAAGAGCTGTTTCAATCAGCAGGGCTTCGACGATCCGGGCTTCTACCGTTAATACCGGTGCATTTGGAAAGATAATCTCTCCCTCCCTCATCGAATAAACATCCCCGGTAAAACGAAAGTTTCTTAAAAGTTCTGTAAATTTTTTCTTGAAGCCAAGGGACTCAAGATACGCTATGTCTTCCTCTGAAAAAGCAAGTTCCGTTAAATAGTCTATTATCTGTTCGAGTCCGGCATAAACAGCGTACCCATTTCCAAATGGAAGGCTGCGAAAAAACATGTCAAATACTACTTTCTGATCCTGAAGACCTTTTTGCACATAAGTCTGCATCATTGTCAGCTGGTAAAGATCTGTATGAAGAGCCATATTTCTAAACGAACTCATTCGTCCAGCTCCCTTCTGTAGATATTTAACTGTTTTCCCCAATGCTTTTCTTTCAGGATGCTTCAAGACTTTTTAGATGTTTTTACTATTATACTACATAAATATGGATTTTATGATCTTATTCTGGATATTCAGGCAGGAGCAGAGGGTATACGGGGAAATTTTCTTTATGAAAATATTATTAAAAGGCACTTGTCTGTCGTTTCTTTCTTTTTGACTGTGTTAAAGCTTTAATAGAGACACTCATGCAAAATCCTTGCACCATGAGGTATGAAAATGGCCTTCTATATGACTGAACCTTCTTCTTTATACACTTGGAATCAATGATGTTCAGGAAGGGGGATTCTCTGTGAGAAGGCAGATGCGGCTCGGTCTTTTTTTCCGTAAGCTGAAGTGGACATGGGGCGACTCCGAGGCGATCAAGGACGAGCTGAAGATCCATTCCTGTCGACCGTGGGGAGGAAGGGATTAGCTGAGGCCGGCCCTGCGCCCCCATAGAAACGAAGACGCACGCTTATCTATTTTATTTTCAAGGCAGCCTTCTTTTTATCGGATGAGGTTTTTTTATCCTTTTTATGCCCTCGTAATATTTCTGTGCTGAAGCCTGTACCTTTTCTTCAAGGTATAGAAGACATAAAAAAACCACCATAGCATATGTATGGTGGAGACGGCGGGAATCGAACCCGCGTCCAGGGATAACGTGCCTTACGCTTCTACGAGCGTAGTCAGCTTATTATAATTCGCCGATACGTCAGCCAACTGACAGGCTTCCGTATGGCTAACCTGATTAATCTCTTCAGAGCTTCCTCAGGTGGAGGAACCTCTGCGTATCCCACTTAGAGTGAGTCCCTGAATCCTCCACATGGGCGATGGAGGGAGGAACCGCAAGCAGGGTTGTTACGCCGCTGCTAGTGCGAAGTTATCTTCTTGTTTGCCAACTATAGGCGTGTGAGCGTTTTTACGAGGACACTCAGCTCGACTCGCCACGTAAGGCCGACCTATCCCTGTCGAATCCAGAACGTCCCCGGAAAATGAGAACGTCAAGGAATAAAATGTCCTTAACGGTACTATTTATTATAACATATTTGTATATACAGTCAATAAATCAACGTCCGAGCTGGGCATCTTTTATTGCCCGCTGTACTTCACGCTTCGCATCTTTACGCTTCAGGTCTTCCCGCTTATCATATTTCTTCTTTCCTTTACCAAGTCCGATCAACACTTTAGCCACACCGTTTTTAATATAAATTTTCAATGGGACGAGCGTATAGCCGGATTGTTTTGTGAGGCCTATCAACTTGTTGATCTGCTTGCGGTGGAGAAGAAGCTTACGTGCTCTTACCGGATCGTGGTTATGACGGTTGCCCTGTTCATATTCGCTTATATGCATATTATGAATCCACACTTCCCCATTGGAAACACGGGCGAAGGACTCCTTTAAATTCACCCGCCTGTTGCGGATGGATTTAATTTCTGTCCCCGTAAGCACCATGCCGGCTTCGTACGTTTCTTCAATGTGGTATTCATGGTTTGCTTTTCTGTTCTGTGCTAGTGGTCTGCTTAATTCCTTGGCCATTGGCAGTGCATCCTTTCCGTTCTATGTCCCTGCTTTTGAGCGCAGAATCCCGCAGCCCCGGCAAATCAGAGCCGGGGCTTGCGATCTTATTTTCGCTTCTTCGCCTTGCTGCGCTGCTTTTTAGGCAGGTTTTCATAAAACGCTTTTTTCTTTTTCTTTTTATCCCCTTTAGCATCTTTCTGTTTAAGATCGATGCCTTTTTTCTTTCCTTTACTGCTTCCGGGTTTTCCGCCTTTGTTGTCTTTTGGTGTTTCAATTACCCGCGGTTTATCTTTTTTACGTACTTTACGAGGCTTCATACCGATAATTTCAAAATCAATAATCCGTTCCTCCACGTTCACTTTGGCCACCCGCACTTCTGTTTCATCACCGATGCGGAACGTATTGCCTGTTCGTTCTCCGATCATCGTGAAATGCTTTTCGTCGAAGCGGTAGTAATCGTCTGTCAAATAACTGACGTGAACGAGCCCTTCGATCGTGTTTGGAAGTTTTATGAACAATCCAAAGTTTGTTACACCACTGATAATCCCTGTATATTCTTCGCCTACTTTGTCTTCCATAAACTGAACTTTTTTCAGTTCATCTGTTTCTCTTTCGGCATCCTCAGCGCGGCGCTCCATCTCGGACGTATGCTTGGAAATTTCCGGGAGCTTCTCTTCCCATTTTTCGATCGTCTGCTTTTTTGTATTTCCATCAATTAAATACGTGCGGATTAGACGATGAACAATTAAATCCGGATAACGGCGGATAGGTGACGTGAAGTGCGTATAGAAATCCGCGGAAAGACCGAAATGGCCTACGTTGTTCGGATCGTATTTGGCCTGCTTCAGGGAGCGTAGCATCATGGTGTTGATGACTGCTTCTTCTGATTCTCCGCGAACACTTTCAAGAAGTTTCTGCAGTGACTGCGGATGAACCGTATTTGCCGTACCTTTAACCACATAGCCGAAATTCGTGACGAATTCTAGAAACTGTGTCAGTTTGGCTTCATCCGGCTCTTCGTGGATCCGGTAAATGAACGGCAGCTTAAGCCAGTGGAAATGCTCAGCAATCGTTTCATTGGCTGCGAGCATAAATTCCTCGATCAGCTTTTCTGCCACGCTTCGTTCCCGTAGCACGACGTCTGTAGGATTACTGTCTTCGTCAACGAGCACTTGAGCTTCTTTGAAATCAAAGTCAATTGCTCCACGGTCAAACCGCTTTTTGCGGAGAATCGAAGCGAGTGTTTCCATGTCTTTGAAGAAAGGCACAAGTGATTCATAGCGCTTTGTAACTTCTTCATCTTCTTCCTGCAGAATTTTTCGGACGTCTGTATACGTCATTCTTTCATTGGTACGGATTACACTTTCAAAAATGTCGTGGTTGACGACTTCTCCTCGAGGGGAAATCTCCATTTCACAGGAAAGTGTCAGGCGGTCCACCTGCGGATTCAACGAACAGATGCCGTTTGAAAGCCGATGAGGGATCATCGGGATGACCCGGTCTACGAGATAACAGCTTGTCGCCCGATCGTATGCTTCCTTATCAATCGGAGAGCCTTCTTTCACATAATGGGTAACGTCGGCAATGTGGACGCCAAGCACAAAGTTGCCATTGTCGAGGCGTTTTACCTGCACCGCATCATCCAGGTCCTTTGCATCTGCTCCATCGATAGTGACGATCGTTTCTTCTCTCAAATCCCTGCGTCCTTCGCGGTCTTTTCCGGAAATTTCATCCGGCACACCTTCTGCCTGCTGGACGGCTTCTTCCGGAAAATCTCCCGGCAGACCGTGTTTGTGGATGACCGAAATAATATCGACGCCCGGGTCGTTTTTGTGGCCGAGTATTTTGGAAACATGTCCTTCAGCGTTCATGCGGCCTTCCGGATATTTAGTAATTTCTACGACGACTTTATGTCCGTCTACTGCACCGAGCGTCTGGTTTTTGGGGATGAAAATGTCCGTCGGGATTCTTTTGTCATCCGGTACGACAAAACCGTACAGCTTATCATCTTTAAAGATTCCAACCGTCTGGGTCGTTCCTCTTTCCAAAATGCGGATGATAGTTCCTTCCGGACGTGCTCCTCCTGATTCAGACTGCAGACGGAGAAGAACCTTATCCTTATTCATTGCCCCGTTTAATTCTCCGGGGGCCACAAATACATCTTCCTCCTGGTCATCCGTTTTAATAAAAGCAAAGCCTTTCGGATGCATAATAACTTCTCCGCGAAGAAGGTTCATTCTCTGAGGAATTCCGTAACGGTTCGTTCTAGTACGGACAACCTCGCCTTCTTCTTCCAGTTCATTTAGTAATTTCATAACTTCTTTAAAACGGGCCGGGTCTTCCAGTCCGATTGATTCTTCCATATCTTTCATTGTGAGCGGCTTGTCCGCTTCTTTAATAGTTGCCATAATGAGGTCTTTTGTCAGTTCCTGCATCATTGGTCTCCTTTCTGTTTTACGAGACCTTTCATGAGTACGATTATTATTCGCTCCAGTCCAGTTCTTCGAGAAATTCATAAATGTCCTCATGCAGCTGGTCTCGTTCTTTATCTAATGTTATGACGTGGCCTGATTCTTCATACCACTTAAGATGTTTTTGGTCCGTTTCCACTGCTTCGTAAATTATTTCCGCACTTCTTTTATCGATCACATCATCTTTACTTCCCTGAGCTACAAATGTCGGGGCATAAATCGTATCAATGTTTTTGCGTACTTCTTTGTTCATTTCAATCAGCTTTCGGATCGTTTCCATCTGTGTTCCGTCAAAAGCTTTCATTTCTGTTTCTATTTCTTCTTCAGACTTCTGTTCATGTTTCTTGTACTTACGGGCATATTCTGCCACACCCGTACGCAGTTTTTCTTCATCCTGCGCAATCATCGGTGAACACATCGTGAATATCCCTTTAACAGGGACCGTGTAACCAAGCTTTAACGAATATACGCCCCCCAGAGAAAGTCCTCCAACAGCGATTTCCTCATAGCCGAGTTCCTTCAAATGGTTATAAGCAGCCTGCACATCTTCCCACCAGTCTTCGGGGCCGGACTGCACAAGTTCTTCGGGAGGCACCCCGTGTCCTTTCATGTGCGGCGCATGGGACGTATACCCTTTTTTCTGCAAATAACGTCCGAGCATGCGGGTATCAGCGGAATTTCCTGTAAATCCATGGAGAAGCAGAACCGCCCGGGGGCCTGCTTCAAATGTGAATGGTTTCGGTTGTGCTATTTTCATCATGACTGAGTCGACTCCTTCTGCCTGGGTTTTTATCGTTTTCAGGTCCTTTTAAAAAATGGTTCAGTTTTGTCAGGAAAGCCTCTTTCTGGTCTCCGTACCAAATATAATGCTTCGCGTTCTCAAAGAAAAAGATCTGTTTATCCTCAGAACGGATTTTTTCATAAATGTATTCTGCACTTCTTACGGGTACAAGCCCGTCTTTGTCTCCCTGTACAATCAGTGTCGGCACTGTAATATCTTCCAGGGCAAAGCGGAGTTTTTTTACCAGTTTGGCAAATTCCAGTGTCGCAGCGACCGGGGTGCGTTTAATTTTTTCTCTGTAAAAATGGTATACGTCGTTTTGATCCAGTTCCCCGCGGAAACCTTCCAGCACCCATCCTTTTAAATCTTCCGCTATCTGTTTAGGATTCAGATAAAAAACGGCAGAAGAGATGAGAACGAGCTTCGTAATAGGATATTGCGCAGCCAGGTACCCGGCAATAACGCCGCCCATTGAAAAACCGACAACATAAACTTCGTCACACCGCTTCATCAGTTCTTCAAGAGCTACCCGGGCTTTATAAACCCATGTTTTATATTTCGCATCCTTCAGTGATTCTCTCGTACCATCGTGTCCCGGGAGTTCAGGAGTATAAACGAGCCAGGAGTTCTTTTCAAAATGGCTTTGGATATCATAAACTTCTTTTGGTGTACCGGTAAATCCATGTATAATCAAGCATCCAATCATTTTCCTCACCTTTTTTCATCAAAATGAAAACTTCTGTGCTATTTTATTCCCCAAATGAGAGGTCTTTAACCTGCATTCGGGAGAGTTTCGATCAGCATGCAAAAAAGCAGCAGATCTGGTATCTGCTGCTTCAGTCATGAAAAATCACGTAAAGTAACCGAGCCAGAGTGCAAATACGAAAAACAGCACTCCGAGTACGACTGTAACACGGCTTAATACGGCTTCAAGGCCTCTTGCTTTTTGCTTTCCTACCATTTGCTCTGCCCCTCCGGAAATCGCTCCGGACAGGCCGGCACTGCGTCCTGATTGAAGCAGTACAGCGGCAATAAGCAGAATAGCTACAATGACCAGCAATACAGATAGAAGTTGTTCCACCAAATACACCCCTTAATAAAACGATCGTTTATACCTTTTGAAAATATATCACGAATAAGAAATGGTTGCAACTCCTCTTCCTTATAACCCCTTCATGCGTATGGCTTCTTCTCTTGATGCTGATTCGTAAAGTGCATCAATAAGCTGCTGTACATAGGTTCCCTGCCAGGGCTCGCTGACCGGTTTCGCTTTCCCTTCAATCACGTCCAGAATGTGGCTTATCTGACGCTCGTACCCGTCTCTTGGATCGGCTTTCTCCAAAAAGACAGGGGTAATATCAAGCAGCGCCCCGTACTTTTCTCCATACATCCGGAAAGGGGAAAGTTCTGCCCCTCCTTTGTCCCCGAAAAGTTTCACATTGAGGTTCTCTTCCTCTGCTGTGTTAGCTGCATATGACGTCTCCAGTACGAGCGAAACGCCGTGTTCGAAACGGATCATTCCTGCCGCGAGGTCCTCGATTGAAAAAGAGGAGGGATCCCAGCTGCCCAGGAGGCCGACTCCAGGCTTTTTGCCAATCCGCTGATGTGTCACGGCACTTACTTCCACAGGCTTCAGAAAGCCGCTCAAGTAGACTGCCAGATCAAGCATATGCACCCCGATATCAATTAAAGGCCCCCCTCCCTGAAGTTCTTTATCTGTGAAGGCACCCCATCCGGGAATTCCTCTTCTTCTCATCGCCTGCACGTTAATATGATAAATTTCTCCCAGTTCTCCTCCAGCGACAGCCTTTTTTAAAATTTCTGTTTCCTGAGTGTAGCGCTCGTGAAAGCCGTAAAACAGATGCAGACCGGCGGCTGCCGCTGCCTCTTCCATTTTTAGAGCTTCCGCTGCATTGACGGCCGGCGGTTTTTCACAGAGGACGTGACATCCGGCCTGCAGGGCTTTCATTACTCCATCATGATGAAATTTGTTCGGGGTTGCAACAATTACAAGATCCAGATCTTCCATCCGGAGCATCTCTTCTTCGGAAGTGTAGACTCCCGGTACATTAAATGTTTCTGCTGCCATACGGGCCGTTTTTTCCGTGCGTGACGAAACAGATTTAATTACTACCCGGGGATCCTTCTGAAGAACACCCATGTGAGCTTTCTGAGCGATATAACCGGGTCCAATTATTCCAGCGTTGATTGTCAATACAACCCCTCCTCAAAGTCTTTTCCTTATTTTACTAAACTCTTTCCAATTTAGCGACTGCCGGATAAAAGCTGCTAATAAAAAAGCGTCCGGATCGTTGTCCGGACGCTTCAAACATATTACTTATTAAGGTTATAAAAAGCTGTTTTTCCTGCATACTGCCCGACGAACTGAAGCTCGTCTTCAATACGCAGAAGCTGATTATATTTTGCAACGCGGTCCGTACGTGACGGAGCACCCGTTTTGATCTGACCGGCGTTTGTTGCTACAGCGATGTCAGCAATCGTTGCGTCTTCTGTTTCACCGGAACGGTGGGAGATGACGTTCGTATAGCCGGCACGCTTTGCCATTTCGATTGCATCAAACGTTTCTGTAAGCGTACCAATCTGGTTTACTTTAATCAGAATGGAATTGCCGATGCCTTCCTCGATTCCGCGGGAAAGCTTTTCAGTGTTTGTTACAAACAGGTCGTCCCCAACAAGCTGAACTTTGTCTCCAAGACGATCAGTAAGCTTCTTGAATCCTTCCCAGTCGTTTTCGTCAAGGCCGTCTTCGATCGAAATGATCGGATACTTGTCGCAGAGCTCTGCATAAAAGTCGACCATTTCTTCCGATGTTTTCACAACGCCTTCACCTTTGAGGTTGTATTTACCGTCTTCATAAATCTCAGAAGCTGCTACATCCATTGCAAGCTGAATCTCTTCTCCCGGCTTGTAGCCAGCTTTTTCAACTGCTTCAATGATCGTTGCAAGTGCTTCTTCGTTCGACCCAAGGTTCGGCGCAAAGCCGCCTTCGTCGCCTACTGCTGTGTTATACCCTTTGGAACTGAGTACTTTTTTCAGGTTGTGGAAAATTTCCGCACCCATCTGCAGAGCTTCGGAGAACGTATCCGCTCCAACCGGCATGATCATAAATTCCTGGATGTCGACGTTATTGTCTGCGTGCTCTCCGCCGTTCAGGATGTTCATCATAGGAGTTGGAAGCGTCTTGGCATTAAAGCCGCCCAGGTAGACATAGAGAGGTACTCCCAGTGCATCTGCTGCAGCATGCGCAGTAGCCATGGAAACGCCAAGAATAGCGTTTGCCCCCAGCTTTTCCTTGTTTGGTGTTCCGTCAAGGTCAAGCATTAAGTGGTCAATACCGAGCTGATCCAGTGCATCGAAACCGATAAGCTCCGGAGCAATAACGTCATTTACGTTATCGACTGCTTTGGAAACGCCTTTCCCCATCCAGGAGTCGCCTCCGTCACGCAGTTCTACTGCTTCGTACTCTCCTGTAGAAGCTCCGCTTGGTACGATTGCACGGCCGAAAGCGCCGCTTTCTGTATGAACTTCTACCTCTACCGTCGGGTTACCGCGGGAATCGAGAACTTGTCTTGCATATACGTCATTAATAATTGTCATAAAAATCAACACCCTTTCGAATTTGTCTGTTTATTTTTTAATTAAGGATTTTCCTGTCATTTCTTTCGGCTGGTCGACCTTCAACAGTTCCAGAAGTGTTGGTGCAAGATCGCCCAGGACGCCGTCTTCACGGAGCTCCGCTTTTTTATCGGTCACGATCACCGGCACTGGATTCGTCGTGTGAGCTGTCATCGGAGAACCGTCCTCCATCATTAGAACGTCAGCGTTTCCGTGATCGGCCGTAATAATCGTCTTACCGCCTTTTTCTTCGATAAGATCGACAATTTTGCCGAGACACTCATCTACAGCTTCTATCGCTTCTATTGTCGGCTTTACCATACCGGAATGACCGACCATGTCCGGATTCGCGAAATTAAGAATGATTAAATCATGCTTATCTGCTTTAATTTCTTCAAGCAGCGCATCTGTCACTTCATAAGCGCTCATTTCCGGCTTAAGGTCATACGTTGCGACTTTTGGCGAATCAATCAGAACACGTTCTTCTCCAGGGTATTCCTGTTCCCTGCCTCCACTGAAGAAGAAAGTCACGTGCGGATATTTCTCCGTTTCTGCAATGCGGAGCTGCTTTAACCCGGCATTGGAAACGACTTCTCCAAGCACATTTTCCATGCTTGTCGGTTTAAAGGCTACTTTTCCTTGAATAGATTCGCTGAACTGGGTGAGACAGACATAATGCACATTTTTCGGATGGCGCTCCCCGCGTTCAAAGTTAACGAATTCATCTTTTGTAAAAACTTCAGAAATCTGAATTGCCCGGTCGGGACGGAAGTTGAAGAAAATGACTGCGTCATCATCTTTTATCGTTCCGACAGGTGTTTCACCATCTTCCTGGGTAATAATGGAAGGAAGCAGAAATTCATCGTGAATTTCCTTACTGTAGGAAGCTTCAATCGCTTCTTTTGTCGAAGCAAACTTTTCTCCTTCTCCGTAAACCATGGCACGATAGCTTTTTTCTACGCGGTCCCAGCGCTTATCCCGATCCATCGCGTAGTAGCGGCCCTGAACAGTCGCAAGCTGGCCGACACCCAGTTCCTGCATTTTCTGCTCCAGTTGATCCAGGTAGGTCTGGGCTGTCGTCGGGCCGACGTCCCGTCCATCGAGAAAGGCATGGACGAAAACTTTATCCACCTTTTCTTCTTTGGCCATTTCGAGCAGGGCAAACAGATGCTTAATATGACTGTGGATACCGCCATCGGACACAAGCCCGTATAGATGAAGGGCCTTTCCGTTTTTCTTTACATGATCCATGGCAGCTTTGAATTCTTCATTATCAAAAAAGGATTTGTCCTCGATTGCCAGGTTTACACGTGTAAGGCTTTGATAGACGACTCTTCCGGCACCGATATTCAAGTGTCCTACTTCCGAGTTGCCCATCTGGCCTTCCGGCAGGCCTACTGCCAGACCGCAGGCCTGAAGTGTGGCATGCGGGTACGTGTTCCAATAACGGTCGAAATTAGGTTTGTCTGCCTGGGCGACAGCATTGCCCTTCACTTCGTCGCGAAGAGCGAAACCATCGAGAATAATTAACGCTTTAGGTTGTTTACTCATTTCCTGCCTCCGTAAGCTGTAGGAATGAATCGGCTTCGAGACTGGCTCCTCCTACGAGCGCGCCATCGATATCCGATTGTCCAAGGAGCTCTTTAATATTAGCCGGCTTCACACTGCCGCCATACTGAATGCGCACGGCGCCGGCTGTTTCCGTAGTGAATGCCGTTCCGAGCGCTTCCCGGATAACTCCGCACGTTGTGTTCGCATCTTCCGAAGACGCCGTCTTCCCTGTGCCGATTGCCCATACGGGTTCATAGGCAACAACTACGAGTTCCGCCTGTTCTTTCGTCAAATCCTTCAAGCCCTCTTTTACCTGGCGGGTGACAACGTCATTTGTTTTGTTGGATTCGCGCTCATCAAGCGTTTCCCCTACACAGACGATCGGTGTCAGGCCGTGGTTAATGGCTGCATGAACCTTTTTGTTTACAGACTCATCTGTTTCACCAAACATGTCGCGGCGCTCGGAGTGCCCGATAACAACGTATTCCACACCGAGGTCTTTTAATGCTGCCGGACTCGTTTCACCGGTAAATGCCCCGTTATCTTCAAAGTGCATGTTCTGTGCAGCTATTTTTACGTCTGTTCCTTTTGCTTCCTGCACAAGTGCGTCAAGAAACAGATCAGGTGAACATACAACTGATTCCACTTTATCCGAAGCAGGAACCTTTCCTTTTACTTCCTGAAGAAAAGACACCGCTTCTGATTTTGTTTTGTTCATTTTCCAGTTACCGGCAATAATTGGTTTACGCATAAACAAATTCCTCCTTTAACGTATCGTTTATTTATCGTTAAGTGCTGTCACACCGGGAAGTTCTTTACCTTCAATAAATTCAAGAGAAGCTCCTCCACCGGTGGACATGTGGTCCATTTTGTCGGCATAGCCGAATTTTTCAACCGCAGCAGCAGAGTCTCCTCCGCCGATGACTGTATACGTGCCTTCCGCTTCGGCAAGAGCCTCTGCTACGCCACGGGTTCCTAAAGCGAATTTTTCGAGTTCAAATACGCCCATCGGTCCGTTCCAGATAACGAGCTTGGAATCTCTGACAACGTTTTTGAACGTTTCAATCGTTCT is a window from the Alkalicoccus halolimnae genome containing:
- a CDS encoding alpha/beta hydrolase codes for the protein MIGCLIIHGFTGTPKEVYDIQSHFEKNSWLVYTPELPGHDGTRESLKDAKYKTWVYKARVALEELMKRCDEVYVVGFSMGGVIAGYLAAQYPITKLVLISSAVFYLNPKQIAEDLKGWVLEGFRGELDQNDVYHFYREKIKRTPVAATLEFAKLVKKLRFALEDITVPTLIVQGDKDGLVPVRSAEYIYEKIRSEDKQIFFFENAKHYIWYGDQKEAFLTKLNHFLKGPENDKNPGRRSRLSHDENSTTETIHI
- the secG gene encoding preprotein translocase subunit SecG produces the protein MEQLLSVLLVIVAILLIAAVLLQSGRSAGLSGAISGGAEQMVGKQKARGLEAVLSRVTVVLGVLFFVFALWLGYFT
- a CDS encoding Gfo/Idh/MocA family protein: MTINAGIIGPGYIAQKAHMGVLQKDPRVVIKSVSSRTEKTARMAAETFNVPGVYTSEEEMLRMEDLDLVIVATPNKFHHDGVMKALQAGCHVLCEKPPAVNAAEALKMEEAAAAAGLHLFYGFHERYTQETEILKKAVAGGELGEIYHINVQAMRRRGIPGWGAFTDKELQGGGPLIDIGVHMLDLAVYLSGFLKPVEVSAVTHQRIGKKPGVGLLGSWDPSSFSIEDLAAGMIRFEHGVSLVLETSYAANTAEEENLNVKLFGDKGGAELSPFRMYGEKYGALLDITPVFLEKADPRDGYERQISHILDVIEGKAKPVSEPWQGTYVQQLIDALYESASREEAIRMKGL
- the eno gene encoding phosphopyruvate hydratase; this translates as MTIINDVYARQVLDSRGNPTVEVEVHTESGAFGRAIVPSGASTGEYEAVELRDGGDSWMGKGVSKAVDNVNDVIAPELIGFDALDQLGIDHLMLDLDGTPNKEKLGANAILGVSMATAHAAADALGVPLYVYLGGFNAKTLPTPMMNILNGGEHADNNVDIQEFMIMPVGADTFSEALQMGAEIFHNLKKVLSSKGYNTAVGDEGGFAPNLGSNEEALATIIEAVEKAGYKPGEEIQLAMDVAASEIYEDGKYNLKGEGVVKTSEEMVDFYAELCDKYPIISIEDGLDENDWEGFKKLTDRLGDKVQLVGDDLFVTNTEKLSRGIEEGIGNSILIKVNQIGTLTETFDAIEMAKRAGYTNVISHRSGETEDATIADIAVATNAGQIKTGAPSRTDRVAKYNQLLRIEDELQFVGQYAGKTAFYNLNK
- the gpmI gene encoding 2,3-bisphosphoglycerate-independent phosphoglycerate mutase, yielding MSKQPKALIILDGFALRDEVKGNAVAQADKPNFDRYWNTYPHATLQACGLAVGLPEGQMGNSEVGHLNIGAGRVVYQSLTRVNLAIEDKSFFDNEEFKAAMDHVKKNGKALHLYGLVSDGGIHSHIKHLFALLEMAKEEKVDKVFVHAFLDGRDVGPTTAQTYLDQLEQKMQELGVGQLATVQGRYYAMDRDKRWDRVEKSYRAMVYGEGEKFASTKEAIEASYSKEIHDEFLLPSIITQEDGETPVGTIKDDDAVIFFNFRPDRAIQISEVFTKDEFVNFERGERHPKNVHYVCLTQFSESIQGKVAFKPTSMENVLGEVVSNAGLKQLRIAETEKYPHVTFFFSGGREQEYPGEERVLIDSPKVATYDLKPEMSAYEVTDALLEEIKADKHDLIILNFANPDMVGHSGMVKPTIEAIEAVDECLGKIVDLIEEKGGKTIITADHGNADVLMMEDGSPMTAHTTNPVPVIVTDKKAELREDGVLGDLAPTLLELLKVDQPKEMTGKSLIKK
- the tpiA gene encoding triose-phosphate isomerase encodes the protein MRKPIIAGNWKMNKTKSEAVSFLQEVKGKVPASDKVESVVCSPDLFLDALVQEAKGTDVKIAAQNMHFEDNGAFTGETSPAALKDLGVEYVVIGHSERRDMFGETDESVNKKVHAAINHGLTPIVCVGETLDERESNKTNDVVTRQVKEGLKDLTKEQAELVVVAYEPVWAIGTGKTASSEDANTTCGVIREALGTAFTTETAGAVRIQYGGSVKPANIKELLGQSDIDGALVGGASLEADSFLQLTEAGNE